A genomic segment from bacterium encodes:
- the rfbF gene encoding glucose-1-phosphate cytidylyltransferase gives MKVVILCGGKGTRLNEETEFRPKPLVKIGDMPILWHIMKIYSYYGFNDFILCLGYRGEMIKEFFVNFSWMGQDFILELSSSKKTLLPSNSLPNWKITFVDTGQETNTGGRIKKIEKYIGEDTFMATYGDGVSNINIKSLLEFHKEKGRIATLTAIHPPSQFGIIEEKDGIAASFKEKPMLDGLINGGFFVFNKKIFSYLSFDSILEEEPLRELAKEKELSVYVHSGFWMCMDTFKQAQTLNNIWKEGKGLWKVW, from the coding sequence ATGAAGGTTGTTATTTTATGCGGTGGAAAGGGGACAAGGCTTAATGAGGAAACGGAATTTAGACCAAAACCCCTTGTCAAAATTGGCGATATGCCAATTTTATGGCATATTATGAAGATTTACTCATATTATGGATTTAATGATTTTATTCTTTGCTTGGGATATAGGGGTGAGATGATTAAGGAATTCTTTGTTAATTTTAGCTGGATGGGCCAGGATTTTATATTAGAGCTTTCCTCCTCTAAAAAAACCCTCCTTCCCTCCAATTCCCTTCCTAATTGGAAGATAACATTTGTGGATACAGGACAGGAAACAAATACAGGTGGAAGGATAAAGAAAATAGAAAAATATATTGGAGAAGATACATTTATGGCTACATATGGCGATGGCGTTTCAAATATCAATATAAAAAGCCTTCTTGAATTTCACAAGGAAAAAGGGAGAATTGCAACCTTAACAGCCATTCATCCACCATCGCAATTTGGAATAATTGAAGAAAAAGATGGGATAGCAGCATCTTTTAAGGAAAAGCCTATGTTGGATGGCTTGATAAATGGTGGATTTTTTGTCTTTAATAAAAAAATTTTTAGCTATCTCTCTTTTGATAGCATTTTAGAGGAAGAGCCTTTAAGGGAGCTTGCAAAGGAAAAAGAGCTTTCTGTATATGTCCATTCTGGTTTCTGGATGTGTATGGATACATTCAAACAAGCACAGACATTGAATAATATCTGGAAGGAGGGAAAGGGATTATGGAAGGTATGGTAG
- a CDS encoding 2-oxoacid:acceptor oxidoreductase family protein: MIEIRWHGRGGQGAKTAALIFAEASLEAGKYVQAFPEYGPERMGAPVCAFNRLSDAPISLHCGIKSPNIVVVLDPTLIDTENVTSGLCEDGMLIVNTGDSPSDFKVKKNIAHKNLFTVDASKISIETMKKNIPNTPMLSALAKVSSLLPITTLISYTEKKLGKKKKEMLEGNIEAIKRAYNEVIG; encoded by the coding sequence ATGATTGAAATACGCTGGCATGGTAGAGGAGGACAAGGAGCAAAAACAGCTGCTTTAATCTTTGCTGAAGCAAGCCTTGAAGCTGGAAAATATGTCCAGGCATTTCCAGAATATGGGCCAGAGAGAATGGGAGCACCTGTTTGTGCATTTAATAGGCTTTCTGATGCGCCAATTTCCCTGCATTGTGGGATAAAATCACCAAATATTGTTGTTGTTTTAGACCCAACCCTTATTGACACAGAAAATGTTACCTCTGGTCTTTGTGAAGATGGAATGCTTATTGTCAATACAGGGGATAGCCCATCGGATTTTAAAGTTAAGAAAAATATTGCTCATAAAAACCTTTTTACCGTTGATGCCTCAAAGATTTCCATTGAAACAATGAAGAAAAATATTCCAAATACACCGATGCTTTCTGCATTAGCAAAGGTTTCTTCCCTCCTTCCAATTACAACCCTTATTTCATACACAGAGAAGAAATTAGGAAAGAAGAAAAAGGAGATGCTTGAAGGAAACATTGAAGCAATAAAAAGGGCATATAATGAGGTAATTGGGTAA
- a CDS encoding flavodoxin family protein translates to MGKTLAIYGSPRENGRSDKALNILLEGKSAERLYIRNKNIKPCSGCLECIKAGICSIKDDMEEVIRSLISSDVIILSSPVYFKGIPSHLKAMIDRCEVLWNRKIEKKGSGFFILTCEKKENFPGCIDVIRAFFATIGARLIDGIILADDESLELRISEYSCGVF, encoded by the coding sequence TTGGGTAAGACGCTTGCCATATATGGAAGCCCAAGGGAAAATGGAAGGTCAGATAAGGCTTTAAATATCCTCCTTGAAGGAAAAAGTGCTGAAAGGCTCTATATTAGAAATAAAAATATCAAACCCTGCTCTGGCTGCCTTGAATGTATTAAAGCTGGAATATGCAGCATCAAGGACGATATGGAGGAGGTAATCAGAAGCCTTATTTCATCCGATGTAATTATTCTTTCATCACCTGTTTATTTTAAAGGCATTCCTTCCCATCTTAAGGCTATGATTGATAGATGCGAGGTTCTATGGAATAGAAAAATAGAAAAAAAAGGTTCTGGATTTTTTATTCTAACCTGTGAAAAAAAAGAAAATTTCCCTGGATGTATTGATGTTATAAGGGCATTCTTTGCAACAATTGGAGCAAGGCTTATAGATGGAATTATTCTTGCAGATGACGAATCTCTGGAATTGCGAATTTCAGAATACAGTTGTGGTGTTTTTTGA
- a CDS encoding type II toxin-antitoxin system PemK/MazF family toxin has protein sequence MVSYQWGIFWANLFPTRGSEQSGTRPVLVISSEEVNQALPIVTVISLTSIKPGRKVYPTEVFLRAKDTGLQKDSLAMVHQIRAISKERIIEKCGSIEGDELKNAIRKATKIYLDIE, from the coding sequence ATGGTAAGCTATCAATGGGGTATTTTTTGGGCTAATCTTTTTCCAACCAGAGGTTCTGAACAATCAGGAACGCGTCCGGTTCTAGTAATCTCATCAGAAGAGGTTAATCAAGCATTGCCTATTGTTACGGTAATATCATTAACCTCAATAAAACCAGGAAGAAAGGTTTATCCCACTGAGGTATTTTTAAGGGCAAAAGATACAGGCTTACAAAAGGATTCCCTAGCAATGGTACATCAAATAAGGGCAATAAGCAAGGAGAGGATTATAGAAAAATGTGGTAGCATAGAGGGGGATGAGCTAAAAAATGCAATTAGAAAAGCAACAAAAATATATTTGGATATTGAGTAA
- a CDS encoding HEPN domain-containing protein, translated as MDVDKITKFWTKEADESLQVAGHLFEKKDYSYSLFFGHLAIEKLLKAIYVSKNKEHAPYIHNLQRLAEISNVSISDDLKDKLIRITRFNIETRYPDEKRKFRNQCSEEFTKNEMSQIEGLYKWLKSML; from the coding sequence ATGGATGTTGATAAAATTACAAAATTCTGGACAAAAGAAGCTGATGAGTCTTTACAGGTAGCAGGACACCTTTTTGAAAAGAAAGATTATTCTTATAGCCTATTTTTTGGCCATCTTGCTATTGAAAAGCTCCTAAAAGCAATTTATGTTTCAAAAAACAAAGAACATGCGCCTTATATCCATAACCTTCAAAGATTGGCGGAAATATCTAATGTTTCCATATCAGATGATTTAAAAGATAAACTTATAAGAATAACGAGATTTAATATTGAAACTCGGTATCCTGATGAAAAGCGAAAATTCAGAAATCAATGTAGTGAAGAATTTACAAAAAATGAAATGTCTCAAATAGAGGGGCTTTACAAATGGCTGAAATCAATGCTTTAG
- a CDS encoding nucleotidyltransferase domain-containing protein, with product MAEINALVIESVKKFLSKLKEEGIHIERSYLYGSCAKGEENKWSDIDIVLISPDFSDNRFEEGMRLMKISSTIDSRIEPVPFRPDTFVDEDPLVWEVKKQGILLE from the coding sequence ATGGCTGAAATCAATGCTTTAGTAATAGAAAGTGTAAAAAAATTTCTATCAAAATTAAAAGAAGAGGGTATCCACATTGAAAGGTCCTACCTTTATGGTTCTTGTGCAAAGGGGGAGGAAAATAAATGGAGCGATATTGATATTGTTTTAATCTCTCCTGATTTCAGCGATAACCGTTTTGAAGAGGGAATGCGACTAATGAAAATATCATCTACTATTGATAGCAGAATTGAGCCTGTCCCCTTTCGTCCAGATACCTTTGTTGATGAAGACCCATTGGTATGGGAGGTAAAAAAACAAGGAATATTACTGGAATGA
- the gyrB gene encoding DNA topoisomerase (ATP-hydrolyzing) subunit B: MANKDSLNLNDKYTADKIQVLEGLEGVRKRPSMYIGDISSRGLHHLVYEVVDNSIDEVMVGECTNIDVIIHKNNSVSVEDNGRGIPVDVHPIHKKPALEIVMCTLHAGGKFDSGAYKISGGLHGVGVSVVNGLSTSLKGEVFRDGKIYTQSYEKGIPITELKITGKTKKKGTKITFLPDSSIFENIVFSFETLSHRLRELAFLNKGIKITILDERDGKIETFCYKGGIQEFVILLLKEKKALHKPIYFEKIREDTSLDVCLCYSDDYVTNILSYVNTINTEEGGTHLSGLKSALTRAINDYARRNKFVKENEQGLSGDDIREGLNAVISIKMKNPQFEGQTKTKLGNSEIKGLVDSLVYEELVSFFDENPSIARKIVEKGLLASKAREAARKAKELVRKKGDELGMLCGKLADCSSKNPEECELYIVEGDSAGGSAKQGRDRKFQAILPLKGKILNVEKARFEKMLHNEEIKALISSIGCGISQSDEDFDISKLRYHKIIIMTDADVDGSHIRTLLLTLFYRYLKILIVDGYVYIAKPPLYCLRKKNEEHYLYSEEEKDRLTSKMKPDFVLQRYKGLGEMNPEQLWKTTMDPDVRKMVRISIEDAYEAEKTFSLLMGEKVLPRKNFITQHAKEVKNLDV, translated from the coding sequence ATGGCAAATAAAGACAGCTTAAACCTTAACGACAAATACACCGCAGACAAAATTCAGGTATTAGAGGGTCTGGAAGGGGTTAGGAAAAGGCCAAGTATGTATATTGGTGATATAAGCTCAAGGGGGCTTCATCACCTTGTCTATGAGGTTGTTGATAATTCCATTGATGAGGTAATGGTAGGAGAATGCACAAATATTGATGTTATAATTCACAAGAACAATAGCGTTAGCGTAGAGGACAATGGAAGGGGCATTCCTGTTGATGTGCATCCAATCCATAAGAAGCCAGCCCTTGAGATTGTTATGTGCACCCTACATGCAGGAGGAAAGTTTGACTCTGGTGCATATAAAATATCAGGAGGATTACACGGTGTTGGTGTCTCTGTGGTTAATGGCTTGTCTACATCGCTCAAGGGAGAGGTATTCAGGGATGGAAAAATTTATACCCAAAGCTATGAAAAGGGCATTCCCATTACAGAGCTTAAAATTACAGGAAAAACAAAGAAAAAAGGGACAAAGATAACATTTCTGCCTGATTCTTCTATCTTTGAAAATATTGTTTTCTCATTTGAAACCCTCTCCCATAGATTAAGGGAGCTTGCATTTTTGAACAAGGGAATAAAAATAACCATATTGGATGAGAGGGACGGCAAAATAGAAACATTTTGTTATAAGGGAGGGATTCAGGAATTTGTCATCCTTCTTTTAAAGGAAAAAAAAGCCCTCCATAAGCCCATATACTTTGAAAAGATAAGGGAAGATACCTCCTTAGATGTTTGTCTTTGCTATTCTGATGATTATGTAACAAATATTCTTTCTTATGTGAATACCATAAATACAGAGGAGGGAGGAACCCATCTTTCTGGCCTTAAATCAGCCTTAACAAGGGCAATAAATGATTATGCAAGGAGGAATAAATTTGTAAAGGAGAATGAACAGGGTTTATCTGGTGATGATATAAGGGAAGGTCTTAATGCTGTTATTAGTATAAAGATGAAAAACCCTCAATTTGAAGGCCAGACAAAGACAAAGCTTGGAAATTCAGAGATAAAAGGTTTGGTTGATTCCCTTGTCTACGAGGAGCTTGTATCATTCTTTGATGAAAATCCATCTATTGCAAGAAAGATTGTAGAAAAGGGGCTATTGGCATCAAAGGCAAGGGAGGCGGCAAGGAAGGCAAAGGAGCTTGTAAGGAAAAAGGGCGATGAGCTTGGAATGCTTTGCGGAAAGCTTGCAGATTGCTCTTCAAAGAATCCAGAAGAATGCGAGCTTTATATTGTTGAGGGCGATAGCGCCGGTGGCTCGGCAAAGCAAGGAAGGGATAGGAAATTTCAGGCAATCCTTCCTTTAAAGGGAAAAATTCTTAATGTTGAAAAGGCTAGATTTGAAAAAATGCTTCATAATGAGGAGATAAAAGCCCTTATATCTTCTATTGGGTGCGGCATTTCGCAATCTGATGAAGATTTTGACATTTCAAAGCTTAGATACCATAAGATAATAATTATGACAGATGCAGATGTTGATGGTTCGCATATAAGAACCCTCCTCCTTACTTTATTTTACAGGTATCTTAAAATTCTTATTGTTGATGGCTATGTTTATATCGCAAAGCCACCCCTTTATTGCTTAAGGAAAAAGAATGAGGAACATTACCTTTATTCTGAAGAGGAAAAGGATAGGCTTACATCAAAAATGAAACCTGATTTTGTCCTTCAAAGATATAAAGGGCTAGGTGAGATGAACCCAGAACAATTATGGAAGACAACAATGGATCCCGATGTAAGAAAGATGGTAAGGATAAGCATTGAGGATGCCTATGAGGCAGAAAAGACCTTTTCCCTCCTTATGGGGGAGAAGGTTCTTCCTAGAAAGAATTTTATTACACAACATGCAAAGGAGGTAAAAAACCTAGATGTATAA
- the pdxA gene encoding 4-hydroxythreonine-4-phosphate dehydrogenase PdxA, giving the protein MKKPSIGITIGDPSGIGPEVVLKALSTNITQKANFIVIGDKRVISTDKAEILDLKNINPKTLVMGEPSAETGKASLDYIMEAFKLIKEKKIDAMVTGPICKSAIQKAGCKFMGHTDLLAHLTRRNVGMMFVAGNLKIVLATIHIPLSKVCRMITEKMVYETIRLTHNSLVGYFRIKEPKICVLGFNPHSGEDKIMGKEEGRIKEAIDKANNNGIRAFGPFPPDTAFLKEGFDCFVAMYHDQGLIPLKLLAFDRAVNLTIGIPFIRTSPDHGCAFDIAGKNKANPSSMISAINLAIKLNRNYSPFLNLLSLQKHKS; this is encoded by the coding sequence TTGAAAAAACCAAGCATTGGCATAACCATTGGAGACCCTTCTGGTATTGGGCCTGAGGTTGTTTTAAAAGCCCTTTCTACTAACATTACCCAAAAGGCTAATTTTATTGTAATTGGAGACAAAAGGGTAATTTCTACAGATAAAGCAGAGATTTTAGACCTTAAAAACATTAATCCTAAAACCCTTGTAATGGGAGAGCCGTCTGCTGAAACAGGGAAGGCATCATTAGATTACATAATGGAGGCATTTAAGCTAATAAAGGAAAAGAAAATTGATGCAATGGTTACAGGGCCAATATGCAAATCTGCAATACAAAAGGCAGGATGCAAATTTATGGGTCATACTGACCTTCTTGCCCATCTTACAAGAAGAAATGTTGGAATGATGTTTGTGGCAGGAAATCTAAAGATCGTCCTTGCAACAATTCATATCCCATTATCAAAGGTTTGTAGAATGATTACAGAAAAAATGGTTTATGAGACAATAAGGCTTACACATAATAGCTTGGTAGGGTATTTCAGGATAAAAGAGCCAAAGATTTGTGTTCTTGGGTTTAACCCTCATAGTGGAGAGGATAAAATAATGGGAAAAGAAGAAGGGAGAATAAAAGAGGCAATAGATAAGGCAAATAACAATGGGATAAGGGCATTTGGTCCCTTTCCTCCAGATACAGCATTTTTAAAAGAAGGATTTGATTGCTTCGTTGCTATGTATCATGACCAGGGGCTTATTCCCCTTAAATTACTTGCATTTGATAGGGCTGTAAATTTAACAATTGGCATTCCATTTATAAGGACATCGCCTGACCATGGCTGTGCATTTGACATTGCAGGTAAAAATAAGGCAAATCCATCTAGTATGATTAGCGCTATCAATCTTGCAATAAAGTTAAACCGTAACTATTCACCTTTCTTAAATCTCCTCTCTTTACAGAAACACAAAAGTTAG
- the fabG gene encoding 3-oxoacyl-[acyl-carrier-protein] reductase — protein sequence MLALITGGSRGIGRAIAERLSSNYRIANFDIEPPKEPVKDEIFLKCDITSSLEIKEGIEKIIKEAETIDVLVNNAGITRDGLSIRMSDDDWDRVLDINLKGAFLCSREVSKIMIKQRRGKIINISSIIGIMGNIGQANYAASKGGLIALTKSLAKELAGRNITVNAIAPGFIDTEMTQKLSDEMRNKIIERIPLKRFGKPEDIAGIVAFLASDDASYITGEVIAIDAGLSISL from the coding sequence ATGCTTGCCTTAATAACAGGAGGAAGTAGGGGAATAGGAAGGGCAATTGCAGAAAGGCTTTCTTCAAATTATAGAATAGCAAATTTTGATATAGAGCCCCCAAAAGAGCCAGTTAAAGATGAAATTTTCCTTAAATGTGATATAACCTCATCTTTAGAAATAAAAGAGGGGATAGAAAAGATAATAAAAGAGGCAGAAACAATTGATGTTTTGGTTAATAATGCAGGGATAACAAGGGATGGTTTATCCATTAGAATGTCTGATGATGATTGGGATAGGGTTTTGGATATAAATCTTAAGGGTGCATTCTTATGCTCCCGTGAGGTTTCAAAGATTATGATAAAGCAAAGAAGGGGAAAAATAATAAATATTTCATCAATAATTGGGATAATGGGAAATATTGGACAAGCAAATTATGCTGCATCAAAAGGAGGGTTGATTGCTTTAACAAAGAGCCTTGCAAAAGAGCTTGCAGGAAGGAATATCACGGTAAATGCCATTGCACCTGGTTTTATAGATACAGAGATGACACAAAAATTAAGCGATGAAATGAGAAATAAGATAATTGAAAGGATTCCCCTTAAAAGATTTGGAAAGCCAGAGGATATTGCAGGCATTGTTGCATTTCTCGCATCAGATGATGCCTCATATATCACAGGAGAGGTAATTGCTATTGACGCCGGGCTTTCTATCTCCCTTTGA
- the rpsG gene encoding 30S ribosomal protein S7, whose amino-acid sequence MPRKRNYSKPPKRMADPIYQSPLVAHFINCIMRRGKKSLAEAIVYNAFDIMKNKLNKDPLAIFKTAIDNVRPRIAVKPRRVGGATYQVPMAVPENRSIFLAFKWIIQNAKLKKGKPMNEKLALELIDASNNTGASIKKKQDTHKMAEANKAFSHYRW is encoded by the coding sequence ATGCCAAGAAAGAGAAATTATAGCAAACCTCCAAAAAGGATGGCAGATCCTATATATCAAAGCCCCCTTGTCGCCCATTTCATCAATTGTATAATGAGAAGGGGAAAGAAAAGCCTGGCTGAAGCAATAGTCTATAACGCCTTTGATATTATGAAAAATAAGCTTAACAAAGACCCTTTGGCAATATTTAAAACAGCAATTGATAATGTCCGTCCAAGGATTGCTGTTAAGCCAAGAAGGGTTGGTGGTGCAACATATCAGGTTCCAATGGCTGTTCCTGAAAATAGAAGCATATTCCTTGCCTTTAAATGGATAATACAAAATGCAAAGCTAAAAAAGGGAAAGCCTATGAATGAGAAGCTTGCATTAGAGCTTATTGATGCCTCAAATAATACAGGAGCATCTATAAAGAAGAAACAAGATACCCACAAAATGGCAGAGGCAAACAAGGCATTTTCCCACTACCGCTGGTAA
- the rplT gene encoding 50S ribosomal protein L20, whose product MRVKSSVTKRKRHNKIHKLTKGYWGARKNWYKLAKEATVKAGTYAYSHRRLRKRQMRRLWILRINIALRLYGLTYSKFINMLLKKGIELNRKILADMAVKDKEGFKQLIERVK is encoded by the coding sequence ATGAGGGTAAAATCATCTGTTACAAAGAGGAAAAGGCACAATAAGATACATAAGCTTACAAAAGGGTATTGGGGTGCTAGAAAAAATTGGTATAAGCTTGCAAAGGAGGCAACGGTTAAAGCTGGTACATATGCCTATTCCCATAGACGCTTAAGAAAAAGACAGATGCGCCGTCTTTGGATATTAAGGATAAACATAGCTTTACGGCTTTATGGTCTTACATATAGCAAATTTATAAATATGCTTTTAAAAAAGGGAATAGAGCTTAATAGAAAAATATTGGCTGATATGGCTGTTAAAGATAAAGAGGGTTTTAAACAGCTAATAGAGAGGGTGAAATAA
- the rpsL gene encoding 30S ribosomal protein S12, which translates to MPTINQLVRNGRKKIEVKKKTRALKECPQRKGVCVRVYTTTPKKPNSALRKVARVRLTSGYEVTSYIPGIGHNLQEHSVVLIHGGRVKDLPGVRYHTIRGVHDALGVANRKKARSRYGAKKPK; encoded by the coding sequence ATGCCAACAATAAATCAATTGGTAAGGAACGGAAGAAAGAAGATAGAGGTAAAGAAAAAGACCCGTGCCTTAAAGGAATGTCCTCAAAGGAAGGGTGTTTGCGTGAGGGTCTATACAACAACGCCAAAGAAGCCAAATTCTGCCTTAAGAAAGGTAGCAAGGGTTCGGCTTACATCTGGCTATGAGGTTACATCTTATATTCCTGGCATTGGACATAACCTTCAGGAGCATTCTGTTGTCCTTATCCATGGTGGAAGGGTGAAAGACCTTCCAGGTGTAAGGTATCATACAATAAGGGGTGTTCATGATGCTTTGGGCGTTGCCAATAGAAAGAAGGCAAGGTCAAGGTATGGAGCAAAGAAACCAAAATGA